Proteins encoded in a region of the Ziziphus jujuba cultivar Dongzao chromosome 3, ASM3175591v1 genome:
- the LOC132803255 gene encoding disease resistance protein RUN1-like — MVSTSSNASTNQGKKFKFKPEKFPTYKSHLSSFRSLSTSTPDYEYDVFLSFSGMDTRNGFTGHLYIDLIGIGIKDVFKDDEELKRGEQISPGLLRAIEGSRIAIFILSKNYATSHWSTFAEHEKNYPRDMVDKWRFALRQVANFPGWHLNYGSEAELIQKIVQDVYRKLRGTIFEGVQKLNTCEGLNPAESMQLLSLKAFRQKHPLDGYGNPLALQHIGSSLYGKSIMERESFLYGMDEIQNRDMFKESRLSFDSLNEELKSIFLDIACFFIGKREDRVLEILDCCGFPSKSGMAILNDKSLITISNDILCMHHSPQKMGQVIVHEEDPREPGKRSRLWHHEDINEVMTKNLVFSNLKFIKLSHSQELKRTPNFTGFPNLERLVLVGCRNLVEVHPSIRNLAKLRLLNLKDCSSVRSLQDFISMESLEICVLSGCSSLENIPNVVEKMRNLPQFYMDGSVIQHLGNHSCNIRKWNNLECLLSNIPNVTKLCLRNCDLPEGAIPSEIGRLTSLQVLDVGRNNFISLPQSISQLAKLKFLVLALCTVLQSMPELPSNIEYVEARDCSSLVSFSDTFKEGLRLSGRFDIVIPGTRVPEWFSHRNFGPLVRIQLPQRWSYNNRIGFVFCVVFYVHKNVPIVPESDNSQEITCQLHTNEGPISTGFGFKISSGTLIESSHLWLQYISNGSFEKRMAMCNRIDYIDALFGAGSQCLEVKMCGFRVDFDHLDVHKLD; from the exons ATGGTGAGCACAAGTAGTAATGCTTCAACTAATCAGGGTAAGAAGTTCAAATTCAAGCCTGAAAAGTTTCCAACATACAAGTCACATCTCTCTTCTTTTCGTTCATTGTCTACGTCAACCCCAGACTATGAATACGATGTCTTTCTAAGTTTCAGTGGCATGGACACTCGTAATGGATTCACCGGCCATTTATACATAGATCTCATTGGCATTGGAATTAAGGACGTCTTCAAGGACGATgaagagcttaaaagaggagaACAGATCTCTCCAGGACTCCTCCGAGCAATTGAGGGCTCGAGGATCGCCATCTtcattttgtcaaaaaattatGCTACTTCACAttggt CAACCTTTGCTGAACACGAAAAGAATTACCCACGAGACATGGTTGACAAGTGGAGATTTGCGCTGCGTCAAGTCGCCAATTTCCCAGGCTGGCATCTAAATTATGG AAGTGAGGCggaattaatccaaaaaattgttCAAGATGTATATCGTAAATTGAGGGGCACAATATTTGAAGGAGTGCAAAAACTCAACACATGTGAAGGATTAAATCCTGCTGAATCTATGCAGCTTCTTAGCTTAAAGGCTTTTAGACAAAAGCATCCTTTGGATGGCTATGGCAATCCATTGGCTCTCCAACATATAGGTAGTTCTTTATATGGTAAAAGCATCATGGAAAGGGAGTCATTTTTATATGGAATGGATGAAATTCAAAACAGAGATATGTTCAAAGAATCTCGTCTTagttttgattcactcaatgaGGAATTGAAATCTATATTCTTAGATATTGCATGTTTTTTTATTGGGAAGAGAGAAGATCGTGTTCTGGAAATACTAGATTGTTGTGGCTTTCCCTCAAAAAGTGGGATGGCAATCCTCAACGACAAGTCTCTTATAACTATTTCAAACGACATCTTATGCATGCATCACTCGCCACAAAAAATGGGCCAGGTAATTGTTCATGAAGAAGACCCTCGTGAGCCTGGTAAAAGGAGCAGGTTGTGGCATCATGAAGACATCAATGAAGTAATGACAAAAAATTTG gTTTTCAGTAATTTGAAGTTCATCAAACTCAGTCACTCTCAAGAGTTGAAGAGGACTCCAAACTTTACAGGGTTTCCAAATCTGGAGAGATTAGTTCTTGTAGGATGTAGAAACTTAGTTGAGGTTCACCCTTCCATTAGAAATCTGGCAAAACTTCGTTTATTGAATTTGAAAGATTGTTCAAGCGTTAGGAGTCTCCAAGATTTCATTTCAATGGAGTCTCTTGAAATTTGTGTTCTTTCAGGCTGCTCAAGTCTTGAAAATATTCCAAATGTGGTTGAAAAAATGAGAAACTTGCCACAATTTTATATGGATGGATCAGTAATCCAACATCTGGGTAACCATTCGTGCAATATCAGAAAGTGGAATAATCTTGAGTGTCTACTTTCCAACATTCCAAATGTAACAAAATTATGTTTAAGAAACTGTGACTTACCAGAAGGAGCTATTCCCAGTGAAATCGGCCGCTTAACTTCATTGCAGGTATTAGATGTTGGCAGAAACAACTTTATTAGCTTACCCCAAAGCATTAGCCAGCTTGCTAAGCTAAAATTTCTTGTATTGGCGCTCTGCACTGTTCTTCAATCTATGCCAGAGCTTCCTTCCAATATCGAGTATGTAGAGGCAAGAGATTGTTCTTCACTGGTGAGTTTTTCAGATACATTCAAG GAAGGCTTACGTCTAAGTGGCCGTTTTGATATTGTTATTCCTGGAACTAGGGTTCCGGAGTGGTTCAGCCATCGAAACTTTGGACCTTTAGTCAGAATACAATTGCCTCAAAGATGGAGTTATAATAATCGGATTGGATTCGTTTTTTGTGTTGTTTTTTATGTCCATAAGAATGTTCCCATTGTCCCGGAATCAGATAATTCTCAAGAAATCACTTGTCAACTGCACACTAATGAAGGTCCTATAAGCACTGGTTTTGGCTTTAAAATCTCGAGTGGCACTCTCATTGAGTCAAGTCACCTTTGGCTGcaatatatatcaaatggaAGCTTCGAAAAAAGAATGGCTATGTGCAATAGAATTGATTACATTGACGCTTTATTTGGAGCTGGAAGCCAATGCTTGGAAGTTAAAATGTGTGGGTTTCGTGTT GATTTTGATCATTTAGATGTTCACAAGCTAGATTGA